The Paenibacillus sp. FSL R7-0204 genome includes a region encoding these proteins:
- a CDS encoding GatB/YqeY domain-containing protein: protein MNLSERLNEDMKQAMKSKDKFTLSTIRMVRSTIKYLEIDLKRTLDDNEVLDILSREIKQRKDALQEFEAAGRDELAASTKAEIEIIIKYLPEQLTEEEIKVIVQQTIQETGASSKSEMGKVMSALMPKVKGRADGKLVNQAVQQFLQ from the coding sequence ATGAATCTTAGCGAACGATTAAACGAAGATATGAAGCAAGCGATGAAGAGTAAGGACAAGTTCACACTCTCCACCATTCGAATGGTTCGTTCTACAATAAAGTATCTTGAAATAGATTTGAAGAGAACATTAGACGACAACGAAGTGCTTGATATCCTTAGTCGTGAGATCAAACAGCGCAAAGATGCCCTCCAAGAATTTGAAGCAGCGGGTCGCGATGAGCTTGCCGCGAGTACTAAGGCAGAAATCGAGATTATCATTAAATATCTTCCCGAGCAGCTTACCGAAGAAGAAATTAAAGTAATTGTACAGCAGACCATCCAGGAAACCGGTGCTTCTTCGAAAAGTGAAATGGGTAAGGTGATGAGCGCACTGATGCCTAAGGTCAAAGGTCGCGCCGATGGTAAACTCGTGAACCAGGCGGTTCAGCAATTTCTGCAATAA
- a CDS encoding NfeD family protein produces MVLLFLPVAGTVQADNEAVRAPGAASGTVVSGPVFIIPVDQEIERGLQSFLERGFQEAANYGAVLIVLEIDTPGGRVDSAERIGTLVRDSKIPAVAYIKGNAASAGSYIALSADAIIMKPGSMIGAASLVDTNGKSVEDAKMISYWKSKMIGAASLNGRDPEVAAGMMDVHVVVNRPELGVNKQAGEIIALSSNEALQAGYADRIAGTEQEAITWLGYSTDDIFRVEHTGAEKMSQFLTHPVVMTILLFVGIAGVFIELLVPGFGVPGIVGTLAFALYFFGNYVAGFAGAETLLLFILGLVMLILELFVPSFGILGILGSISLVAGVVRAAYSFTHALFSLGIAFSAAAVVIVFVAVVFKERGIWNRFILQDSLTREKGFVPVPEKLRLIGASGMSVTPLRPAGTATFDGERIDVVTEGGFIEAQTAVSVVKVEGGRVVVKEAVK; encoded by the coding sequence ATGGTTCTTCTGTTCCTGCCGGTGGCAGGGACCGTTCAGGCGGATAATGAAGCGGTCCGCGCACCGGGAGCGGCCTCGGGTACAGTGGTCAGCGGACCTGTGTTCATTATTCCGGTGGACCAGGAGATTGAGCGGGGTCTGCAGAGCTTTCTGGAACGGGGCTTTCAGGAAGCAGCGAATTACGGCGCAGTTCTGATTGTTCTGGAGATCGATACACCTGGAGGACGGGTGGATTCCGCCGAACGAATTGGCACCCTGGTCAGAGACAGCAAGATCCCGGCCGTGGCCTATATTAAAGGCAACGCCGCTTCCGCAGGCAGCTATATTGCACTGAGCGCGGACGCTATTATCATGAAGCCGGGGAGTATGATCGGGGCCGCTTCGCTGGTGGACACAAACGGGAAGAGCGTGGAAGACGCCAAGATGATTTCGTACTGGAAATCCAAAATGATCGGGGCTGCCTCGCTGAACGGGCGTGATCCTGAAGTGGCTGCCGGCATGATGGATGTTCATGTGGTAGTTAACCGCCCGGAGCTGGGTGTGAACAAGCAGGCGGGCGAGATTATCGCTCTGAGCAGCAATGAAGCGCTTCAGGCCGGTTACGCCGACCGGATTGCAGGAACGGAGCAGGAGGCGATTACCTGGCTGGGCTACTCGACAGACGACATTTTTCGCGTTGAGCATACAGGTGCGGAGAAAATGTCGCAATTTCTGACCCATCCGGTAGTCATGACGATTCTGCTCTTTGTGGGCATCGCCGGTGTGTTTATCGAGCTGCTGGTGCCCGGCTTCGGGGTGCCCGGAATTGTCGGTACGCTGGCATTCGCCCTCTACTTCTTCGGTAACTATGTGGCCGGCTTCGCCGGGGCGGAGACGCTGTTGCTGTTCATTCTGGGGCTGGTGATGCTAATTCTGGAGCTGTTTGTGCCGAGCTTCGGTATTCTGGGGATACTCGGTTCCATCAGTCTGGTGGCGGGTGTTGTGAGGGCTGCTTACAGCTTTACACATGCGCTGTTCAGCCTTGGCATTGCTTTTTCAGCGGCGGCTGTGGTCATTGTGTTTGTGGCCGTAGTCTTCAAGGAGCGGGGAATCTGGAACCGGTTCATCCTTCAGGATAGCCTTACCAGAGAGAAAGGGTTTGTGCCTGTCCCGGAGAAGCTGCGTCTGATCGGAGCCTCCGGCATGAGTGTAACCCCGCTGCGTCCGGCCGGAACCGCCACCTTTGACGGTGAACGGATTGATGTGGTGACAGAAGGCGGGTTCATCGAGGCACAGACTGCCGTATCCGTGGTGAAGGTTGAGGGCGGCCGTGTGGTAGTGAAGGAAGCTGTGAAATAA
- the floA gene encoding flotillin-like protein FloA (flotillin-like protein involved in membrane lipid rafts): MLEASMITFLLIAVAVIIVLSVFFSFFPVMLWVSAWASGVKISIITLVAMRLRRVTPSRIVNPLIKATKAGLGLNINQLESHYLAGGNVDRVVNALIAAQRADIPLEFTRAAAIDLAGRDVLLAVQMSVNPRVIETPIVAAVAKNGIEVKVKARVTVRANIDRLVGGAGEETIIARVGEGIVTTVGSSNSHKDVLENPDSISRTVLSKGLDSGTAFEILSIDIADVDVGKNIGAYLQTEQAEADKRIAQAKAEERRAMAVAHEQEMKARVVEMKALVVESESQVPLAMAEALRSGKLGVMDYMNLKNIEADTQMRGSLGKLNDGDDSSRPPHK; the protein is encoded by the coding sequence ATGTTGGAAGCATCTATGATAACTTTTTTGCTGATCGCGGTAGCCGTGATTATTGTACTAAGCGTCTTCTTCAGCTTTTTCCCGGTAATGCTGTGGGTGTCCGCATGGGCCTCCGGGGTCAAAATCAGCATTATCACGCTGGTAGCGATGCGTCTGCGCCGGGTAACACCGAGCCGGATTGTCAATCCGCTGATTAAGGCGACCAAGGCCGGACTGGGGCTGAATATCAATCAGCTTGAGAGCCATTATCTGGCCGGAGGGAATGTAGACCGGGTAGTGAACGCGCTGATTGCCGCCCAGAGAGCGGATATTCCGCTGGAATTCACACGTGCCGCCGCCATCGATCTGGCCGGGCGCGACGTGCTGCTGGCGGTTCAGATGAGCGTTAACCCGCGTGTCATTGAGACGCCTATTGTTGCGGCTGTGGCCAAGAACGGGATTGAAGTCAAGGTCAAGGCACGGGTAACGGTGCGGGCCAATATCGACCGGCTGGTCGGCGGTGCGGGCGAAGAGACGATTATTGCCCGTGTCGGCGAGGGGATTGTAACCACAGTCGGCTCCAGTAACTCGCATAAGGATGTGCTGGAGAATCCGGATTCCATTTCCCGCACCGTTTTATCCAAGGGTCTGGACTCGGGGACTGCCTTTGAAATTCTGTCCATTGATATTGCGGATGTGGATGTAGGCAAGAACATTGGTGCGTACCTGCAGACCGAACAGGCAGAAGCAGATAAGCGTATCGCCCAGGCGAAGGCTGAAGAACGCCGGGCGATGGCAGTTGCCCATGAGCAGGAGATGAAGGCCCGCGTGGTCGAGATGAAGGCGCTGGTCGTTGAATCCGAATCCCAGGTTCCCTTGGCGATGGCCGAAGCGCTGCGCTCCGGCAAGCTTGGCGTGATGGATTATATGAATCTGAAAAATATCGAGGCAGATACGCAGATGCGCGGCTCCCTCGGCAAACTAAACGATGGGGACGACAGCAGCCGTCCGCCTCACAAATAA
- the yqfC gene encoding sporulation protein YqfC, with translation MTRIGRRLRGWTNGILDLPQDVLQEMPRITLIGNKELYIENHRGVLHFSSEQLRLALTQGVLEISGEGLVIRNILGQELAVIGVIGEIRYKESGENP, from the coding sequence ATGACCCGTATCGGCCGCAGGCTGCGGGGATGGACAAACGGGATATTGGATCTTCCGCAGGATGTGCTGCAGGAGATGCCCCGGATCACCCTGATCGGCAATAAGGAGCTGTATATTGAGAACCACCGCGGCGTGCTGCATTTTTCTTCGGAGCAGCTCAGGCTGGCATTAACCCAAGGAGTGCTGGAGATTTCCGGCGAAGGACTGGTCATTCGCAACATTCTGGGCCAGGAGCTTGCCGTCATTGGAGTAATCGGTGAAATCAGATATAAGGAAAGTGGGGAGAATCCATGA
- the yqfD gene encoding sporulation protein YqfD — MKEPPLSSLRGFVTLHVSGPQVEKFINAVTGAGIIIWDVRPAGDGASLNLLLDDFFRLRPLLKKTGCLMHVTARHGLPFRLARLWRRKFFAAGILIFGVGLLLLSSMIWSVKVEGNTRIPTEDILEAARKEGVYPFQWIWRMQESDELSRELTTLVPGLTWAGFHRNGTSITIQVVEADRPDNKPLLSQRHLISRTDAVVTEIYAEQGRPVVSRNSRVKKGDILISGALGDEENTEFVVAKGMVKGLVWHEYNLEVPLKRTGSAYTGERKDRTYLVLGKWAIQLWGYGDSGFAKSRTLSEPDMLSWRSFQLPLGLMTEKELEIKATAEALTPEAARAEGLTRAKSDILARYGADSVIKSQKILHEKKENGKVYMKVLFEVEERIAEELPIVNN; from the coding sequence ATGAAAGAACCGCCTCTGTCATCACTGCGGGGGTTCGTTACACTGCATGTGAGCGGACCGCAGGTGGAGAAATTCATTAATGCTGTAACCGGAGCGGGCATCATCATCTGGGATGTGAGGCCTGCCGGGGACGGCGCTTCTTTGAATCTGCTGCTGGATGACTTTTTCCGGCTCCGCCCGCTCCTCAAAAAGACAGGCTGCCTTATGCATGTTACAGCCAGGCACGGACTTCCCTTTCGCCTCGCGCGCTTGTGGAGACGGAAATTTTTTGCCGCAGGGATACTGATCTTCGGTGTAGGCCTGCTGCTGCTCTCCTCGATGATCTGGAGCGTCAAGGTGGAAGGGAATACCCGCATTCCGACCGAGGACATTCTGGAAGCCGCACGTAAGGAAGGCGTCTACCCGTTTCAGTGGATTTGGCGCATGCAGGAGTCGGACGAGCTCTCCCGGGAGCTGACCACCCTGGTTCCGGGCTTGACTTGGGCCGGGTTCCACCGGAACGGGACGAGCATTACCATACAGGTCGTCGAAGCCGACCGCCCGGATAATAAACCGCTGCTCAGCCAGCGCCATCTCATCAGCCGGACCGATGCGGTGGTGACTGAAATCTATGCGGAGCAGGGCAGACCGGTGGTCAGCCGGAATTCGCGGGTCAAAAAAGGGGACATCCTCATCTCCGGAGCACTGGGTGACGAAGAGAATACCGAGTTTGTTGTCGCCAAAGGCATGGTTAAAGGCCTAGTATGGCATGAATATAATCTGGAGGTACCGCTCAAAAGAACGGGCAGTGCGTATACAGGAGAACGCAAGGACCGCACCTATCTCGTTCTCGGCAAGTGGGCGATTCAGCTGTGGGGCTACGGGGACTCCGGGTTTGCAAAGTCACGTACGCTTTCAGAGCCCGACATGCTGTCGTGGCGTTCTTTTCAGCTGCCGCTGGGCCTGATGACCGAGAAGGAACTGGAGATCAAGGCTACCGCTGAAGCGCTTACTCCAGAGGCAGCCAGAGCGGAGGGACTAACGCGGGCCAAGAGCGATATTTTGGCGCGTTACGGCGCTGATAGCGTCATCAAAAGTCAAAAAATTTTGCATGAGAAGAAAGAGAATGGTAAAGTTTATATGAAAGTGCTGTTTGAGGTGGAAGAGAGAATCGCGGAAGAACTTCCGATAGTAAACAATTGA
- a CDS encoding PhoH family protein codes for MSEQTASIQISLHNAGEAQSLFGPQDGFLKIIEKEIPAVINSREAEITIRGTEREVDMLGQLFNVLLSLVRGGYILSERDVQYAVELAKDFRADQLLDLFKGEITTTFRGKPIRVKTIGQKHYVSTIKKRDIVFGIGPAGTGKTYLAVVLAVTALKEGSVKRIVLTRPAVEAGENLGFLPGDLQEKVDPYLRPLYDALYDVMGPDQVAKALERGLIEIAPLAYMRGRTLEDAFIILDEAQNTTPEQMKMFLTRLGFGSKMVITGDVTQIDLPRGKKSGLIEAKTILSGIEELGFVYFAEQDVVRHSLVQKIIVAYDRSAENLQ; via the coding sequence TTGTCAGAACAGACTGCAAGCATTCAAATATCTTTGCACAATGCGGGAGAAGCGCAATCCCTGTTCGGCCCGCAGGACGGATTCCTGAAAATCATTGAGAAAGAAATTCCGGCTGTTATTAACTCACGCGAGGCCGAAATTACGATTCGCGGTACGGAGCGGGAAGTGGACATGCTGGGCCAGCTCTTCAACGTGCTGCTGTCACTCGTACGCGGGGGTTATATATTGAGCGAACGCGATGTGCAGTATGCCGTGGAGCTGGCGAAGGATTTCCGTGCCGACCAGCTGCTGGACCTGTTCAAGGGCGAGATTACAACCACCTTCCGCGGCAAGCCGATCCGTGTCAAGACGATTGGTCAGAAGCATTATGTGAGCACCATCAAAAAGCGTGATATCGTCTTCGGCATTGGCCCGGCGGGCACAGGCAAGACTTATCTGGCTGTGGTCCTCGCGGTGACGGCGCTGAAGGAAGGCTCGGTCAAACGGATCGTGCTTACGCGTCCGGCTGTAGAGGCCGGGGAGAACCTGGGCTTCCTCCCGGGAGATTTGCAGGAGAAGGTAGATCCGTATCTGCGGCCGCTCTACGACGCCTTGTACGACGTTATGGGGCCTGATCAGGTGGCGAAAGCGCTGGAGCGCGGGCTGATCGAGATTGCACCGCTTGCCTATATGCGCGGACGTACGCTGGAGGATGCTTTTATCATCCTTGATGAAGCGCAGAATACCACGCCCGAACAAATGAAAATGTTCCTCACCCGTCTGGGCTTCGGCTCCAAGATGGTCATCACGGGCGATGTGACCCAGATCGATTTGCCGCGCGGCAAGAAGTCAGGGCTGATCGAAGCCAAAACGATTCTTTCCGGTATCGAGGAGCTTGGCTTTGTCTACTTCGCTGAGCAGGACGTTGTCCGTCATTCCCTTGTACAGAAAATTATCGTTGCCTATGACCGCTCTGCCGAAAACCTCCAATAA
- a CDS encoding HD family phosphohydrolase produces the protein MASKQPSKLSGFVYSSSGWKYSAVTRYALFLLLAVVFYLSLSSDLLPKRYDIKEGTRSAKEITAPKQILDTNAKLKAQETAAENVTNRYAIIPIRAENLVTLLLDRIGGLNQDDTISQSEKTEIYREEIPRRANDFILNFVAASQKAGTYSEHLLNEMQSVIKDQAYVIPEETYIKIPRLTSQDIIEMKPVARDIVTKLMNDQITDAQSARAKVAEQVSVSSLGQRTAREVVQELVRLVITANKFYDEDATKEAKVQARQNTPDVFIEQGDVLVAKNQEITPELYKLLDENGLLSKEINYWPQLGLLLLSALLSFGLMTFIRYNGGASGFKYNNSQLLMLVLVFIITIVMMKLTAFLQTDVRTYIGYLAPVALGAMLISMLLDMTLAYFCSILFSILASILLNVQQNTIFDFTFGFFALIVSYVAIFSTHRAGQRSTLLKGGIMVSLLGCLTVAILTMLSGGVWNETNTLYALCFSFAGGLLTAVLVIGLMPFFEVTFGILSALKLVELSNPNHPLLRKLLTETPGTYHHSVMVGNLSEAAAEAIGADGLLCRVGSYYHDIGKTKRPFYFIENQNNMENPHDSIEPKLSKSIIVAHARDGVEMQKEYKLPKPIRDIAEQHHGTTFLHYFYHKALKLAEDKGVEPDFTEEDFRYPGPKAQSKESAVVGIADSVEAAVRSLRKPTVVQVETMIEKIIKSRLDDHQFDECDLTLKELDIISRTLKETVMGIFHSRIEYPEDVRKPKKEEGAIKNEPERRLEQ, from the coding sequence ATGGCCTCAAAGCAACCATCGAAATTAAGCGGATTTGTATATAGCAGTAGCGGATGGAAGTATAGCGCGGTGACGCGCTATGCTCTTTTCCTGTTACTGGCCGTTGTTTTCTACCTCAGCCTGTCCTCTGATCTGCTGCCCAAAAGGTATGATATCAAAGAGGGAACCCGCAGTGCCAAGGAGATTACAGCTCCCAAGCAAATTCTGGACACCAACGCCAAGCTCAAGGCCCAGGAGACTGCTGCAGAGAATGTGACCAACCGTTATGCCATTATTCCTATCCGGGCGGAGAATCTAGTAACTCTGCTGCTGGACCGGATCGGCGGGCTGAATCAGGATGATACGATTTCACAGAGTGAGAAGACAGAGATTTACCGGGAAGAGATTCCGCGGCGGGCGAATGATTTTATTCTTAATTTCGTGGCTGCCAGCCAGAAAGCCGGAACTTACTCCGAGCATCTGCTGAATGAAATGCAGTCCGTCATCAAGGATCAGGCCTACGTCATTCCGGAAGAGACCTATATCAAGATCCCGCGCCTGACTTCACAGGATATTATCGAAATGAAGCCGGTGGCCCGGGATATTGTCACTAAGCTGATGAATGATCAGATTACCGACGCCCAGAGCGCGCGCGCCAAGGTGGCCGAGCAGGTCAGTGTCAGTTCCCTGGGCCAGCGGACCGCCCGTGAGGTGGTGCAGGAGCTGGTGCGCCTGGTCATTACCGCCAATAAATTCTATGACGAGGATGCGACCAAGGAGGCGAAGGTGCAGGCCCGTCAGAATACACCGGATGTGTTCATCGAGCAGGGGGATGTGCTGGTCGCCAAGAATCAGGAGATTACCCCTGAGCTGTACAAGCTGCTGGATGAGAACGGGCTGCTCAGCAAAGAGATTAATTACTGGCCGCAGCTCGGCCTGCTGCTGCTCTCTGCACTGTTGTCCTTTGGTCTGATGACCTTCATCCGCTACAATGGCGGAGCTTCAGGCTTCAAATACAATAACTCCCAGCTGCTCATGCTGGTACTGGTCTTTATCATTACGATTGTTATGATGAAGCTTACGGCCTTCCTGCAGACCGATGTGCGGACATATATCGGCTATCTGGCACCTGTGGCTCTCGGTGCGATGCTGATCTCCATGCTGCTGGACATGACTTTAGCTTATTTCTGTTCCATTCTGTTCAGCATTCTGGCCAGTATCCTGCTGAATGTTCAGCAGAATACTATCTTTGATTTCACCTTCGGCTTCTTTGCCCTAATCGTAAGTTATGTTGCCATCTTCTCGACCCACCGTGCCGGACAACGCTCAACGCTGCTGAAGGGCGGTATTATGGTGTCTTTGCTCGGCTGTTTGACCGTAGCCATACTGACTATGCTGAGCGGAGGCGTATGGAATGAGACGAATACGTTATACGCTCTGTGCTTTTCCTTTGCCGGGGGGCTGCTTACCGCAGTGCTGGTCATTGGCCTGATGCCTTTCTTCGAGGTAACGTTCGGCATTCTGTCGGCACTGAAGCTCGTAGAACTGTCTAACCCGAACCATCCGTTGCTGCGCAAGCTGCTTACTGAGACGCCGGGAACTTATCACCACAGCGTAATGGTAGGCAATCTGTCCGAGGCTGCGGCCGAAGCGATTGGTGCGGACGGCTTGCTGTGCCGGGTAGGCTCGTATTATCATGATATCGGCAAGACGAAGCGCCCGTTCTATTTCATAGAGAACCAGAACAATATGGAGAATCCGCATGACTCGATTGAGCCGAAGCTGAGCAAGTCGATCATTGTGGCCCACGCCCGGGACGGGGTGGAGATGCAGAAGGAATACAAGCTGCCGAAGCCGATCCGCGATATTGCGGAGCAGCATCACGGCACGACATTCCTGCATTATTTTTATCATAAGGCATTGAAGCTTGCAGAGGATAAGGGTGTAGAGCCGGACTTCACGGAGGAGGATTTCCGTTATCCCGGCCCGAAGGCGCAGTCGAAGGAATCCGCAGTCGTCGGGATCGCCGACAGTGTGGAGGCTGCCGTGCGTTCGCTCCGCAAGCCAACCGTAGTGCAGGTGGAGACCATGATTGAGAAAATTATTAAAAGCCGGCTGGATGACCATCAGTTCGATGAATGCGATCTGACGCTCAAGGAGCTGGATATTATTTCGCGGACACTGAAAGAGACAGTAATGGGTATTTTCCATTCCCGGATTGAATACCCCGAGGATGTGCGCAAGCCCAAAAAAGAGGAAGGGGCGATCAAAAATGAGCCTGAACGTCGTTTGGAACAATGA
- the ybeY gene encoding rRNA maturation RNase YbeY, with protein MSLNVVWNNEQDEHEINGDLIELLERLLRAAGEAEGIDSGEVDLTFVNNERIHELNLEYRGIDRPTDVLSFAMNEAGEDELEIKYDLADEDEELEEVPNVLGDIIISVTRAQEQAEEYGHSLERELGFLFVHGFLHLLGYDHQEPEAEAEMMSKQEKALAQVGLTR; from the coding sequence ATGAGCCTGAACGTCGTTTGGAACAATGAACAGGATGAACATGAAATTAACGGCGATCTGATTGAGCTGCTGGAGCGGCTTCTTCGGGCGGCAGGCGAAGCGGAAGGGATTGACTCAGGGGAAGTGGATCTGACCTTCGTCAATAACGAACGCATTCACGAGCTGAATCTGGAGTACCGCGGTATTGACCGTCCGACAGATGTACTCTCCTTCGCCATGAATGAGGCCGGAGAAGACGAGCTGGAGATTAAATATGACTTAGCGGATGAAGACGAAGAGCTGGAAGAGGTGCCGAATGTGCTTGGGGATATTATCATCTCGGTTACCCGGGCGCAGGAGCAGGCTGAGGAATACGGCCATTCGCTGGAGCGGGAGCTGGGCTTCCTGTTCGTCCACGGATTCCTGCATTTGCTGGGCTATGATCATCAGGAGCCGGAGGCTGAGGCCGAAATGATGTCCAAGCAGGAGAAGGCTCTGGCTCAGGTCGGGTTGACACGCTAA
- a CDS encoding diacylglycerol kinase family protein, producing MVKNTAVGHKKFWHSFRFAAHGIAAAFKSELNMKVHSGLAVLVVAAAAVFRLPLSSWMLLLLAITLVLTAELLNTAIEATIDLVSPEIHPLAKKAKDTAAGAVLLTAVFAVIAGIYVFYHPVMDWITGLMS from the coding sequence ATGGTCAAGAATACGGCGGTGGGCCACAAAAAATTCTGGCATTCCTTTCGCTTCGCAGCGCACGGCATTGCAGCAGCCTTCAAATCGGAGCTGAACATGAAGGTGCATAGCGGCCTTGCTGTTCTCGTAGTGGCTGCCGCCGCTGTGTTCAGGCTTCCTCTGTCAAGCTGGATGCTGCTGCTGCTGGCCATTACGCTGGTGCTGACAGCCGAGCTGCTCAACACGGCGATAGAAGCGACGATTGATCTGGTTTCGCCTGAGATTCACCCCTTGGCTAAGAAGGCCAAAGATACCGCCGCAGGAGCCGTGCTGCTTACGGCGGTGTTTGCCGTGATTGCCGGAATCTATGTTTTTTATCATCCCGTGATGGACTGGATCACAGGTCTTATGTCATAA
- a CDS encoding cytidine deaminase produces the protein MDSALLLQEAIKARANAYIPYSRFGVGAALLDQDGKVHHGCNIENAAYGPTNCGERTAMFRAIADGHKPGTFKAIAVVADTDGPVSPCGVCRQVMVELCGPDMPVILGNLKGDIVETTVRDLLPGAFGPADLAQGQSSE, from the coding sequence ATGGATTCTGCGCTACTTCTTCAGGAAGCAATCAAGGCAAGAGCCAATGCATATATACCATATTCCCGCTTCGGGGTGGGTGCAGCGCTGCTGGATCAGGACGGCAAGGTCCACCACGGCTGCAATATCGAGAATGCCGCTTACGGTCCCACCAACTGCGGCGAGCGAACGGCCATGTTCCGCGCCATTGCGGACGGGCATAAGCCCGGTACCTTCAAAGCTATCGCAGTCGTGGCCGACACAGACGGCCCGGTATCTCCTTGCGGCGTCTGCCGTCAGGTGATGGTCGAGCTATGCGGACCTGATATGCCGGTTATTCTCGGCAACCTCAAGGGTGATATTGTGGAGACAACCGTGCGTGACCTGCTTCCCGGCGCCTTTGGCCCGGCGGATCTGGCGCAGGGACAGAGCTCGGAGTGA